Genomic segment of Panicum virgatum strain AP13 chromosome 9N, P.virgatum_v5, whole genome shotgun sequence:
tcggagagcacATGCGCTATGTAATTCGCCTACACTTCCCTGCatccaacaacatggcagagtatgaggccctcctcagtggcctccgcattgccatcgagctcggcgtcaagcgccttgacgtacgcggtgactctcagctcgtcatcgaccaagtaatgaaggagtctacCTGTCATCACCCGAAGATGAGGGCATACTGCaacgcagtacgccgcctcgaagacaagtttgACGGCATAGAACTCAACCACGTCCcgtgcaagtacaacgaggatgccgacgagttAGCCAGGATCGTGTCAGGGCGGACTACTGTCCCCCCAAACATCTTTGCTCGCGACAtcgccaagccctccgtcgattTCAAGGATCCGGTGGAACCGGGCCCCTCGAACGCCGAGCCCCCCGACGGGAACCCCTCAGCGGATGAGGCCGAGCCCACGGGCActgacttcgagacctcctccaTGGATGAGGCCGAAGCGATGGAGATCGACGAATCCCAACCCCCATGAGATTGGCGcacccagtaccttgactggataattcgaggggtcctaccctcggatCGCGCTAAGGCACGGCGCaacgctaggcgggccaagtccttcgtcctaatcgatgacgagctgtacaagcgcagtccctcgggcgtcttgcAACGCTGcatctgtgacaccctaggtgtctgcacaatagaattgcatttattgtATGCATCGTGTGCTCATTTTACTTGTTCAAGGATCTTCTTGCAAAATTATAAGATcaaatgtgtaattatgatttaatgtaaggtcctttctataacttaatttgaataggatgggTGAATATtga
This window contains:
- the LOC120689352 gene encoding uncharacterized protein LOC120689352; this translates as MRAYCNAVRRLEDKFDGIELNHVPCKYNEDADELARIVSGRTTVPPNIFARDIAKPSVDFKDPVEPGPSNAEPPDGNPSADEAEPTGTDFETSSMDEAEAMEIDESQPP